A stretch of Suncus etruscus isolate mSunEtr1 chromosome 9, mSunEtr1.pri.cur, whole genome shotgun sequence DNA encodes these proteins:
- the LOC126018215 gene encoding olfactory receptor 52B2-like, which translates to MTTLSNSTVNYDMFILIGIPGLKELHMWISIPFFLMYLVAVSGNGMLICVVAVERSLHEPMYLFLSMLAFWDLILSTSTVPKALSIFWFNDVDISFGGCVTQLFFMHFAFVVESGILLAMAFDRYVAICYPLRYTTILSHGVIGKIGAIVVFRSFATVFPIVFLVKRLPFCRTNIIAHTFCEHMGLAKLACADITINIWYGISVPLLSVMLDMVTIVISYGLILRAVFKLPSRDARMKALSTCGSHVCVILMFYLPGIFTVIAQRFGRKIPKHVHILLANLYVLIPPMMNPIIYGVKTKQIRERVTLVFSSKGQCC; encoded by the coding sequence ATGACAACTCTTAGCAATTCTACTGTCAATTATGATATGTTTATTCTTATTGGTATCCCTGGCCTGAAGGAGCTACACATGTGGATCTCCATTCCGTTTTTTCTGATGTACCTGGTGGCTGTGTCAGGAAATGGCATGCTGATCTGTGTAGTGGCAGTGGAGCGCAGTCTTCATGAACCTATGTATCTTTTCCTCTCCATGCTGGCCTTTTGGGATCTGATACTCTCTACATCCACAGTTCCCAAAGCCCTAAGCATCTTCTGGTTTAATGATGTTGACATTTCCTTTGGAGGTTGTGTTACCCAACTCTTCTTTATGCATTTTGCATTTGTGGTTGAATCAGGCATTCTCTTGGCCATGGCTTTTGACAGGTATGTGGCCATTTGCTATCCATTGCGGTATACCACCATTCTTAGTCATGGTGTCATTGGCAAAATCGGAGCTATTGTTGTGTTCAGAAGTTTTGCCACTGTCTTCCCcattgtttttcttgtaaaaCGTCTACCCTTCTGCCGAACAAACATTATTGCCCATACTTTCTGTGAACATATGGGATTGGCAAAATTGGCTTGTGCTGATATCACCATCAATATTTGGTATGGAATCTCTGTGCCTTTACTTAGTGTTATGCTAGATATGGTGACAATAGTCATCTCCTATGGACTCATTTTGAGAGCAGTCTTCAAACTGCCATCCCGTGATGCGAGGATGAAAGCACTCAGCACCTGTGGCTCCCATGTCTGTGTTATCCTCATGTTCTATCTTCCTGGGATTTTCACTGTTATTGCTCAACGCTTTGGCCGAAAAATACCCAAACATGTCCATATCCTGCTAGCCAACCTTTATGTTCTTATTCCCCCCATGATGAACCCAATTATCTATGGAGTGAAGACCAAACAGATTCGTGAACGTGTGACTCTCGTGTTTTCTTCAAAAGGGCAATGTTGCTGA